In the Pseudomonadota bacterium genome, AGTATATTTTTTTCAAGTTGACCCGAGGCGATTTAAAATTTTCTGTTTCTTGCCTGATCTTGCCGATAAGGAAGATCAGAGACTGTGGACAATGGTTGGTGCAGCATGCTGGTGGGGAAGGAAGAAACAGAAAATAGTTTTAAAATATGTTTTGTCATCTTCTCTGAATCTGAAGTAATATAAATACTATGTTTCCTGTCGGTATAGAAGAATTAGACACAATCAAAAATGAATGTCTGCATATGTCGAACAAAAGAGCATTGTTATCGGCAGCAGCTTCGGCTATCCCTGTTCCCTTTACGGATATTGCTATAGACGTTGTGCTTTTGAAGCAAATAATACCTACAATAAGCGATAAATTCGGTCTTTCAAAAGAGCAGATTAATGAATACAATCCTCAATTAGCCATCTTTATCTATGATGCTTCAAAAAGACTTGGCGCTAATATGATCGGCAAGTATGTCACAAAAGAGCTGGTAATACAGATTCTTAAAAAAATAGGAGTCCGCTTGACAGCGAAACAGGCTGCAAAGTATATCCCAATTCTTGGGCAGGTAATTTCCGCCGGTATCGGTTTTGTGGGCATGAAGATGATTATCCGATCTCATATCAATGAGTGCTATAGCGTTGTAAAGACTGTTATAGAAGCAAAATAAGCCTGCTTTTACAATATAATTTAATCCTTACTGATAAGAGGTGATTAAATGGGATTATTTAAATCAATTTGTCCAGTTTGTGGTAAGGAATATCCAAACAGCATGATGGCTACATGCGGAGGCAGAGAGCGTGGCCTCAAAGTAAGTTGTTACAGAATGAAACCCGGATGCGGGGGCCGTTATTGTATAAACTGTTATATACAGACTAGTTTTTTAGAAAAAGGAATATTCAAAGACAAGTATGTGCAACATTATCATTGTCCAAATCCAAAGTGCGGATATGACAATGGACTTTATTTAGAAAAAGTTACAGTATGGCGATTCTTTGATCGCCCTTATAGGCCAGATACTCGTATATTTCACAATGACGGCAGGTATTATTAATTTCATAATTCTTCATTTGCTGCACATGACCCTTATCGGTATGATGATAAAGACAAAATAGAAAAATGTTCACTTCTGTCAGCCAAATGCAAGAACATGACGGTTACTGCAAGGCGATGTGAAATTTACAATTTACTGTTGTTGCAATTATTTCTGAGATTTATGCCGAAGTTTTTCGTAAAAAATCCAGACATATGTTCAGAGTTTTTATATCTGCATCATGCAGCAAGGATTCTATCGCTTTCTTAACGGTTTCTTGGGATTCCAGTCCTTCCGGTAAAACCAATAATTCAAAGAGTTCTGCATCTAACCCCTTTGCGATCTTTTCAAGAGTTAAAACAGTAATATTTTTCTGACCACATTCGATAGCACTGATATATTTTGCGTTAATCCCAGTTCTATCTTCCAGTGTTTCCTGCGTAATACCTCTCTTTTCCCTGATGCTTTGGATTTTCCTGCCGATAGATTGCAAAAGATTCATAATACCCCTTTTTATTTAAGATAACAAAAGGGGTATATGACTTGTAACCTCTTATAAGTTACTTAATTAGATAACATCTATTTATATATTGACAACATCATTTTATAAATTTAATATTGAAAAAAATGTAATATTTAAAGTGATTATCGGAGGAGTGAGTTGTGGACTCACAGCTTCTAGACAATATCTTGGTCAATTGAAACTTCTTTTGGGGTGCAGGAAATGAAATACAGAGACAAAATAATCAGAAATTGGATAATTTTATGTGCTTTTTTGTTAGTGATAGTTCTCTTTATTGTATGGACTTGTTCAGGGCCGAACCCAGAAAAGCTGAGAAGTGAATTAATGCAAACCCAGCAAAAACTTGATGAAGAAATAAGCAAACTGCCACTTGGTTCATTGACGCTTTGCCGAATCAATCCACTCTGTGAAGTCCCTCCTGAAGTCATAAAACTGGAAAATAGAATAAATCAATTAAGGGTAGATATTAAGGTGCTTGAGAGCAAATAGAACAGATGTTTTGTCAATGTTGAGGATAGATATGAAAAAATGCTTAATCGAATATTCTTAAGACGAAAAGCTTGCATAGGAATTTTTGGTAAACAAAAGGAGATAAGTAATTGAGATTAGGCCAAATAAGACCAAAAAAGACAGGAAATTTTTTTAAATGGTTATTGGTGCTCGTTTTGCTGTTTTACCCGGTAAAAGAGATTATCGAGGCAGGTCGATTTGAAGTGAGTAGCGAAGGAATATCAATAATTGCTGGAAGAGAAGAACCGATAGATACAAAGACAACTTTGGGTAGGATTTTAAATGCAATTGATACTGAAAACGATGTTATAAGAGCCA is a window encoding:
- a CDS encoding helix-turn-helix transcriptional regulator, with translation MNLLQSIGRKIQSIREKRGITQETLEDRTGINAKYISAIECGQKNITVLTLEKIAKGLDAELFELLVLPEGLESQETVKKAIESLLHDADIKTLNICLDFLRKTSA